The following coding sequences lie in one Desmodus rotundus isolate HL8 chromosome 1, HLdesRot8A.1, whole genome shotgun sequence genomic window:
- the S1PR3 gene encoding sphingosine 1-phosphate receptor 3 — protein MFPRRPLVDLELTVCEFQVMARVLAPSLRTFLWNETLHKHYNYVGKLASRLKDAPEGSTLTTVLFLVICSFIVLENLMVLIAIWKNNKFHNRMYFFIGNLALCDLLAGIAYKVNILMSGKKTLSLSPTVWFLREGSMFVALGASTCSLLAIAIERHLTMIKMRPYDANKKHRVFLLIGMCWLIAFSLGSLPILGWNCLNNLPDCSTILPLYSKSYIAFCISIFTAILVAIVILYTRIYCLVKSSSRRVASPHNSERSMALLRTVVIVVSVFIACWSPLFILFLIDVACKVRECAVLFKDKWFIVLAVLNSAMNPVIYTLASKEMRRAFFRLVCNCLVRAQGTRPSPIQLALDPSKSKSSGSNNSSPFPKGKEDIPQMVASPCITDRNKTLQNGILCK, from the coding sequence ATGTTCCCAAGGCGCCCTCTGGTGGATTTGGAGTTGACAGTCTGTGAATTCCAAGTGATGGCCAGGGTCCTAGCACCGAGCCTCAGAACCTTCCTATGGAATGAGACTTTGCACAAACATTACAACTACGTGGGCAAGCTGGCCAGCCGGCTGAAGGATGCCCCCGAGGGCAGCACCCTCACCACTGTGCTATTCCTGGTCATCTGCAGCTTCATCGTCCTGGAGAACCTGATGGTTCTGATTGCCATctggaaaaacaataaatttcacAACCgcatgtattttttcattggCAACTTGGCTCTCTGTGACCTGTTGGCTGGCATCGCCTACAAGGTCAACATTCTGATGTCAGGCAAGAAGACACTGAGTCTCTCTCCCACAGTCTGGTTCCTGAGGGAAGGCAGCATGTTTGTGGCCCTTGGGGCATCCACTTGTAGCTTACTGGCCATCGCTATCGAGCGGCACTTGACCATGATCAAAATGAGGCCATATGATGCCAACAAGAAGCATCGAGTCTTCCTTCTGATTGGGATGTGCTGGCTCATTGCATTCTCACTGGGCTCCTTACCCATTCTGGGCTGGAACTGCCTGAACAACCTCCCCGACTGCTCCACCATCCTGCCCCTCTATTCCAAGAGCTACATTGCCTTCTGCATTAGTATCTTTACCGCCATCCTGGTAGCCATCGTGATCCTGTACACACGCATATACTGCCTGGTGAAGTCCAGCAGCCGCAGGGTGGCCAGCCCCCACAACTCAGAGCGGTCCATGGCCCTGCTACGAACTGTGGTGATTGTGGTAAGCGTGTTCATTGCCTGCTGGTCCCCACTTTTTATCCTCTTCCTCATCGATGTGGCCTGCAAAGTGAGGGAGTGTGCTGTTCTGTTCAAGGACAAGTGGTTCATTGTGCTGGCAGTGCTCAACTCTGCCATGAACCCTGTCATCTACACGCTGGCCAGCAAGGAGATGAGGCGTGCTTTTTTCCGGCTGGTCTGCAACTGCCTGGTCAGGGCCCAAGGCACCCGTCCCTCACCTATCCAGCTTGCTCTTGATCCAAGCAAAAGCAAATCCAGTGGCAGCAACAACAGTAGCCCCTTCCCAAAGGGCAAGGAAGACATTCCTCAAATGGTCGCTTCCCCCTGCATAACTGACAGAAACAAAACCCTGCAGAATGGGATCCTCTGCAAGTGA